The following are from one region of the Mycolicibacterium diernhoferi genome:
- a CDS encoding AI-2E family transporter, protein MTDALPSRGAIFGKHLRSAATVAMQFIAVAAAIWVLAWIFGEAWVIILPVALAVVIGTVLWPPVRWMRAKGLPPAAAALVMLLIAAGVIAALIAAVAPAIVEQSTELAQQASAGVVQVRDWLDGPPLNISQAQLDSAVAAITDGLNTSSSQIASGVFTGVGAATSALVTVFTTVVVTFFLLKDGPRFIPWLRRSVGYPAAPHLAEVLQRIWASLGGFIRTQALVSFVDAALIGIGLVILGVPLAFALAIVTFIGGFVPIVGAFVAGGLAVLIALVANGPVTALIVLGIIIAVQQLEGNVLQPWLQSRSMELHAVIVLLAVTLGASAFGVVGAFLAVPVAAALAVVLRYYDEQVQALTHSRVESEVDS, encoded by the coding sequence GTGACTGACGCGTTGCCCAGCCGAGGCGCGATATTCGGCAAGCACCTCCGATCGGCGGCCACGGTGGCCATGCAGTTCATCGCCGTGGCCGCGGCCATCTGGGTGCTGGCCTGGATCTTCGGCGAAGCGTGGGTGATCATCCTGCCGGTCGCGCTGGCCGTCGTGATCGGCACCGTGCTGTGGCCGCCGGTGCGCTGGATGCGCGCCAAGGGCCTGCCACCGGCCGCCGCGGCCCTGGTCATGCTGCTGATCGCGGCCGGGGTGATCGCCGCGTTGATCGCCGCCGTGGCACCAGCCATCGTCGAGCAGTCCACAGAGCTGGCACAACAGGCGTCCGCGGGCGTCGTACAGGTGCGTGACTGGCTGGACGGCCCGCCGCTGAACATCAGCCAGGCACAGCTCGACTCGGCGGTCGCCGCGATCACCGACGGGCTCAACACGAGCAGCAGCCAGATCGCGTCGGGCGTGTTCACCGGCGTGGGCGCGGCCACCTCGGCGTTGGTGACGGTCTTCACCACCGTCGTCGTGACGTTCTTCCTGCTCAAGGATGGGCCGCGGTTCATCCCGTGGCTGCGGCGTTCGGTCGGCTACCCGGCCGCTCCGCACCTGGCCGAGGTGCTGCAGCGCATCTGGGCGAGCCTCGGGGGATTCATCCGCACGCAGGCCCTGGTCAGCTTCGTCGACGCCGCCCTGATCGGGATCGGTTTGGTGATCCTGGGCGTGCCGCTGGCCTTCGCGCTGGCGATCGTCACCTTCATCGGCGGTTTCGTGCCGATCGTCGGCGCGTTCGTCGCCGGTGGTCTGGCGGTGCTGATCGCACTGGTCGCCAACGGCCCGGTCACGGCGCTGATCGTGCTGGGCATCATCATCGCGGTGCAGCAACTGGAGGGCAACGTGCTCCAGCCCTGGCTGCAGTCCAGGTCGATGGAACTGCACGCCGTGATCGTCCTGCTCGCGGTCACCCTCGGCGCCTCGGCCTTCGGCGTCGTCGGCGCGTTCCTGGCGGTGCCGGTGGCTGCGGCGCTGGCCGTGGTGCTGCGCTACTACGACGAGCAGGTCCAGGCCCTCACCCACTCCCGCGTCGAAAGTGAAGTTGATAGCTAG
- a CDS encoding succinate dehydrogenase iron-sulfur subunit translates to MTSVLEKPETGGPDLPPIPDGAVMVTLKIARFNPDSPDDAGYQSFRVPCLPSDRLLNLLHYVKWYLDGTLTFRRSCAHGVCGSDAMRINGVNRLACKVLMRDLLPKKASKQLTITIEPIRGLPVEKDLVVNMEPFFDAYRAVKPFLITSGNAPTKERIQSATDRARYDDTTKCILCACCTTSCPVYWSEGSYFGPAAIVNAHRFIFDSRDEGAAERLDILNEVDGVWRCRTTFNCTESCPRGIQVTQAIQEVKRALMFAR, encoded by the coding sequence ATGACGAGCGTTTTGGAGAAGCCCGAGACCGGCGGCCCGGACCTGCCGCCCATCCCGGATGGCGCGGTGATGGTCACCCTGAAGATCGCCCGTTTCAACCCGGACAGCCCGGACGACGCCGGCTACCAGAGCTTCCGCGTGCCGTGCCTGCCCAGCGACCGTCTGCTCAACCTGCTGCACTACGTGAAGTGGTACCTGGACGGCACCCTGACCTTCCGGCGTTCCTGCGCACACGGCGTGTGTGGGTCGGATGCCATGCGCATCAACGGTGTCAACCGGTTGGCGTGCAAGGTGCTGATGCGCGATCTGCTGCCGAAGAAGGCCTCCAAGCAGCTGACCATCACCATCGAACCGATCCGCGGCCTGCCCGTGGAGAAGGATCTCGTGGTGAACATGGAGCCGTTCTTCGACGCCTACCGCGCGGTGAAGCCGTTCCTGATCACCAGCGGCAATGCGCCCACCAAGGAGCGCATCCAGAGCGCCACCGACCGGGCCCGCTACGACGACACCACCAAGTGCATCCTGTGCGCCTGCTGCACCACCAGCTGCCCGGTGTACTGGAGCGAGGGGTCCTACTTCGGTCCCGCCGCGATCGTCAACGCGCACCGGTTCATCTTCGACTCGCGTGACGAGGGCGCCGCCGAGCGCCTGGACATCCTCAACGAGGTCGACGGGGTGTGGCGCTGCCGCACCACCTTCAACTGCACCGAGTCCTGCCCCCGCGGCATCCAGGTGACCCAGGCGATCCAGGAAGTCAAGCGCGCCTTGATGTTCGCGCGCTGA
- the sdhA gene encoding succinate dehydrogenase flavoprotein subunit — translation MIQEHRYDVVIVGAGGAGMRAAVEAGPRARTAVLTKLYPTRSHTGAAQGGMCAALANVEDDNWEWHTFDTVKGGDYLADQDAVEIMCKEAIDAVYDLEKMGMPFNRTPEGRIDQRRFGGHTRDHGKAPVRRACYAADRTGHMILQTLYQNCVKHDVQFFNEFYALDITLTETPGGPVATGVIAYELATGDIHVFHAKSIVFATGGSGRMYKTTSNAHTLTGDGLGIVFRKGLPLEDMEFHQFHPTGLAGLGILISEAVRGEGGRLLNGEGERFMERYAPTIVDLAPRDIVARSMVLEVLEGRGAGPNKDYVYIDVRHLGEDVLEAKLPDITEFARTYLGVDPVTELVPVYPTCHYVMGGIPTNVNGQVLRDNNNVVPGLYAAGECACVSVHGSNRLGTNSLLDINVFGRRAGIAAAEYALNHNHVDLPENPAGMVVNWVGDILSEHGNERVADIRTQLQQSMDNNAAVFRTEETLKQALTDIHALKERYSRITVQDKGKRYNSDLLEAIELGFLLELAEVTVVGALNRKESRGGHAREDYPNRDDTNYMRHTMAYKEGTDLLSDIRLDYKPVVQTRYEPMERKY, via the coding sequence ATGATTCAGGAACATCGTTACGACGTCGTCATCGTCGGTGCCGGCGGCGCGGGTATGCGCGCGGCGGTCGAGGCCGGCCCCCGGGCTCGCACCGCGGTGCTGACCAAGCTGTACCCGACCCGCTCGCACACCGGTGCGGCGCAGGGCGGCATGTGCGCGGCGCTGGCCAACGTCGAGGACGACAACTGGGAATGGCACACCTTCGACACCGTCAAGGGCGGCGACTACCTGGCCGACCAGGACGCCGTCGAGATCATGTGCAAAGAGGCCATCGACGCGGTCTATGACCTCGAGAAGATGGGGATGCCGTTCAACCGCACCCCCGAGGGCCGCATCGACCAGCGCCGGTTCGGCGGGCACACCCGCGACCACGGCAAGGCCCCCGTGCGCCGCGCCTGCTACGCCGCCGACCGCACCGGTCACATGATCCTGCAGACGCTGTACCAAAACTGCGTCAAACACGACGTGCAGTTCTTCAACGAGTTCTACGCGCTCGACATCACCCTGACCGAGACCCCGGGTGGCCCGGTGGCCACCGGCGTCATCGCCTACGAGTTGGCGACCGGCGACATCCACGTCTTCCACGCCAAGTCGATCGTCTTCGCCACCGGCGGTTCGGGCCGGATGTACAAGACCACGTCGAACGCGCACACCCTGACCGGCGACGGCCTGGGCATCGTCTTCCGCAAGGGACTCCCCTTGGAAGACATGGAGTTCCACCAGTTCCACCCGACAGGCCTGGCCGGTCTGGGCATCCTGATCTCCGAGGCCGTGCGCGGCGAGGGCGGTCGTCTGCTCAACGGTGAGGGCGAGCGCTTCATGGAGCGTTACGCGCCGACGATCGTCGACCTGGCGCCGCGCGACATCGTCGCCCGCTCGATGGTGCTCGAGGTGCTCGAAGGCCGCGGCGCCGGACCGAACAAGGACTACGTCTACATCGACGTGCGCCATCTCGGCGAGGACGTGCTGGAAGCCAAGCTGCCCGACATCACCGAGTTCGCCCGCACCTACCTGGGTGTGGATCCGGTGACCGAACTGGTGCCGGTGTACCCGACCTGCCACTACGTGATGGGCGGCATCCCGACCAACGTCAACGGACAGGTGCTGCGCGACAACAACAACGTCGTTCCCGGCCTGTACGCCGCCGGCGAATGTGCGTGCGTTTCGGTGCACGGCTCCAACCGGTTGGGCACCAACTCGCTGCTGGACATCAACGTGTTCGGCCGTCGCGCCGGCATCGCGGCCGCCGAGTACGCGCTCAACCACAACCACGTCGACCTGCCGGAGAACCCGGCCGGCATGGTGGTCAACTGGGTCGGCGACATCCTCTCCGAGCACGGCAACGAGCGCGTCGCCGACATCCGCACCCAGCTGCAGCAGTCGATGGACAACAACGCCGCGGTGTTCCGCACCGAGGAGACGCTGAAGCAGGCGCTGACCGATATCCACGCACTCAAGGAGCGCTACTCGCGAATCACGGTGCAGGACAAGGGCAAGCGCTACAACAGCGATCTGCTGGAGGCCATCGAGCTCGGCTTCCTGCTGGAACTCGCCGAGGTCACCGTCGTCGGTGCACTGAACCGCAAGGAATCCCGTGGCGGGCATGCGCGCGAGGACTACCCCAACCGTGACGACACCAACTACATGCGTCACACGATGGCCTACAAAGAGGGCACCGATCTGCTGAGCGATATCCGGCTGGACTACAAGCCCGTGGTCCAGACCCGGTACGAGCCGATGGAACGGAAGTACTAG
- a CDS encoding succinate dehydrogenase hydrophobic membrane anchor subunit: MTESAGAWTPHHKEGRIAPVQEKEHDRPASLDHPRAPRRPRGIPYFEKYAWLFMRFSGVALVFLALGHLFIMLMWQDGVYRIDFNYVAQRWASPFWQIWDMALLWLAMLHGANGMRTIIGDYTRKNTTKFYLNSLLLLATGFTLVLGSYVLVTFDASI, encoded by the coding sequence GTGACCGAGTCTGCGGGCGCCTGGACCCCGCATCACAAGGAGGGGCGCATCGCCCCGGTGCAGGAAAAGGAACACGATCGCCCGGCGAGCCTGGATCACCCGCGCGCTCCCCGGCGCCCGCGTGGCATCCCGTACTTCGAGAAGTACGCCTGGTTGTTCATGCGCTTCTCCGGCGTGGCACTGGTCTTCCTGGCCTTGGGCCACCTGTTCATCATGCTGATGTGGCAGGACGGCGTGTACCGGATCGACTTCAACTACGTGGCGCAGCGCTGGGCATCACCGTTCTGGCAGATCTGGGACATGGCTCTGCTGTGGCTGGCGATGCTTCACGGCGCCAACGGGATGCGCACCATCATCGGTGACTACACCCGGAAGAACACGACCAAGTTCTATCTGAATTCGCTGCTCCTGCTGGCCACCGGGTTCACCCTGGTACTGGGCAGCTACGTGCTGGTCACGTTCGACGCGAGCATCTAG
- the sdhC gene encoding succinate dehydrogenase, cytochrome b556 subunit, producing MSTATAAESDIPAPRSKPARRRSLYRGDPGMWSWVLHRITGAAIFFFLLVHVLDTALVRVSPEAYNAVIDTYKTPIVGLMEIGLVAAVLYHALNGVRVILIDFWQHGPKYQRTMLWVIAGIWLVVMIPALGVIGMHMVERFL from the coding sequence ATGAGCACAGCGACGGCCGCGGAATCCGATATACCGGCACCGCGATCAAAACCGGCGCGCCGCCGCAGTTTGTACCGCGGCGACCCAGGCATGTGGTCCTGGGTGTTACACCGGATCACCGGTGCGGCGATCTTTTTCTTCTTGTTGGTGCACGTGCTCGACACTGCGCTGGTCCGGGTCAGCCCCGAGGCCTACAACGCGGTCATCGACACGTACAAGACGCCAATCGTCGGTCTGATGGAGATCGGCCTGGTCGCCGCGGTGCTGTATCACGCACTCAACGGCGTCCGGGTCATCCTGATCGACTTCTGGCAGCACGGCCCGAAGTATCAGCGCACGATGTTGTGGGTCATCGCCGGCATCTGGCTGGTCGTGATGATCCCCGCCCTGGGAGTGATCGGCATGCACATGGTGGAGCGTTTCCTGTGA
- a CDS encoding cytidine deaminase, with the protein MLRDKAIEAAAQAYAPYSGFPVGAAALADDDRIILGCNVENVSYGLGLCAECAVVCALYSGGGGRLVALSCVAADGAPLMPCGRCRQVLLEHGGPGLLIDHPDGPKRLAELLPEAFGPADLERA; encoded by the coding sequence ATGCTGCGTGACAAGGCTATTGAGGCCGCGGCGCAGGCTTACGCGCCGTATTCGGGATTCCCGGTCGGGGCTGCGGCGCTTGCCGACGATGACCGAATAATCCTCGGATGCAATGTGGAGAATGTCTCATATGGCCTAGGTCTCTGTGCGGAGTGTGCTGTGGTCTGCGCCCTGTATTCCGGCGGTGGCGGCCGGTTGGTGGCGCTCAGTTGTGTGGCCGCCGACGGCGCCCCGCTGATGCCGTGCGGTCGTTGTCGGCAGGTGTTGTTGGAGCACGGCGGACCGGGGTTGCTGATCGATCACCCGGACGGGCCGAAACGACTCGCCGAGTTGCTGCCCGAGGCGTTCGGGCCGGCCGACCTGGAGCGGGCATGA